Part of the Vidua macroura isolate BioBank_ID:100142 chromosome 27, ASM2450914v1, whole genome shotgun sequence genome, AGGACAGTGTAAAACTGTCCTGTTTCAGTGCCTTGCTGGCCAAAGGACGTGCCACGTTGCcagcctgctctgagcagtgTTTGTGTCACTGATGGTGAACCATACGGTGAATaatgataaattaatttaatatctGGGGAAATACATGAGTCAGGTGTGTTTCTCTGGTTTGTGCCATCAAATATGGATCTTGGGAACATCACTTGTGTTtaaaacttgaattttttttttaattctgcctTTCTTCAGACTTATATATGTCCCAGGCCCTTTGTTGCAACAGTCCTCAAGCCTTTCTTGTATGGAAGCCCTGCTGAGCCATtccatttttcctcttgtttttctccttccatgTCTGATTCTTGCTGTCTTTTCTGTCATCTTGTTCCTCTTTTTGCTGTCTTATGtttgctcttccttttctttcctttcttcttttctttctttgtctcccACAACTATCTCCTGGCTCCTCATTCCCTGCATGCCACTAACTGGTTTCCCTAGACATTAATTGATTTGTGAATTCAGGCTGAATTGCATCATCAGCAGATGGCGGATCCAGACCTGTTGGAGGAATCCTCTTCACTGCTGGAGCCGAGCGAGATGGGAAGAGGTGCCCCGCTCCGACTCGGGTAATTGCAGTTCAGGATTGCTGGATTAGGATCCTCAGCCTATGGAAGCAGCAATGATTTGAGTGCAGTTGTGGAACCTTCCACACCAAGCAGATGAAAGCTGATCTAAAACTGGCTGTTGctctctgctcttttcctgcCTGTATTCACTTCCCAGTTCATGTTGGTGCTTCACAAAATTCTCTCTGCACCAAACAGTTAACCCAGTTCATTCTGTGTAAGCCTGCCTGGTTGTTTCCTCAGGTGTTCTGAGATCTCAGAGCTTTGCTGAAAGTTGTAACTACTGTGGGCACATAATGGTCTGAAATAACTGTATAGTTCTGCATCCTCTATCAGCTGCTTCCAGGCTTCCTTGTACATGTGTAATACTTTATCTGGACATGGGGTTTGGTCCAGTGAGGTCTAAGTATGAGCCCAGGACATAGTCACTGGCAGCCTTGGCTGCTGTAACCCTTGCAGCCAGTGTAGGAGTGAAGGCTAGAAACTGCATATCTAAATGCATTTGTTTCTCCTATAAGcagtgatttatattttttttaaatattatttcattctGTTAAAAAACAGAGCCTGTGCTATAGTGCACTTGTTTTGCTGTGTGCATTTAGAGAACCTCCCGTTCTGCTTGAAGAACTAATGTCAAAGCAGGGTTTTGACAGCTTTCGGTGCGGTGCCAACCCCCAGGTGCCACGGtgtgctggctgtggggtggCTCAGGTGCAGCCCCTCAGGCCGTGCTGTCCCCTTGCAGGTTCGTGGCTGGCGTGATCAACCGCGAGCGCATCCCCACGTTCGAGCGGATGCTGTGGCGCGTGTGCCGCGGGAACGTCTTCCTGCGCCAGGCCGAGATCGAGAACCCCCTGGAGGACCCCGTCACGGTAAcggagctcctgctgcagcagcaggatctAAACATAGAAGGGATCTTCAGATAGAAGCCTCTGTCCTGTCGTAGTTGAGGCAGAGACAGCAAAAAGCaacacactccattttcagaaggcttcagacgcttgctttttatacattcttacaaaactaagtttacactttactcattggtcaGGAAAGACAAGCAAAGTTCCTATTGGAATAggcagttgcaggtttctcttatttatcctttctttcttggtttctatgtcaacAACCTTGGTAGAAATTGCTTTCAAGGctaaacatggatcctcttatcagACTTCTCTCTGGCTCGCAGAAGtcgctgtaaaacctcttccacactGTTCCTCAGTGAGGTCCatcccagcacctgctgcagcctctgagcTTCATCAAcaaatgttttcctgtttaattaaaacaaaaataggagGATGGATGGGGAGTGCTGTTGGAAGGGGGAAAACAACTCAAAACATGGACTGCAGCAGGGCCTTGGGATTTCTCTGGCCCAAACTGCAATGAGGAGTGATTCTCCGTGGGAGATGCTCTTTGGGACATGGGCAGTGTGTAGTATATGAAGCTCATTTCTCTGAACTTGaacctttcattttttcataattCACTAATCAGTGGTTTAAACATCCACCTCAGAATCGTTGACATTACTATAGaaacaaataagaaatattGTGATTGGGCCTGGTTTTACATCCAGTGTCTTCTGTGCTCAAACCAGTGGGCACTTCCCAAACTTGGGGCACCCTTGCTCTTACCTAGTGAAGGGCTGCCCTGGAACACAGACCCAGGAGGTGAAGCTCAGTACCAGCCTCTCTTTCTCATGTGAGGCTGATGTGTTCCCTTGTCCCACCAACCACTGATAGCTGACCTGTGGAATCATCTGTCTGCTAGGAGAGACTTTGTTCTTATAGTGCAGAACTTCCTTAAATTGAGGTTACACCTAATGTAATTATTCTTGAAACATTATGTTAAAATTTCCTAAGTAAGGTAGAACAATAACATTGTCAACAAATGCAGGAAAGGGGCCCTGGCTGCCCCCACGGACACAGCTGTGCAAGGAATGTGCCTCTGGCCTCCCTGGGAGCCACACTGGCTAAACTCCACTTTTTTTGATCTTCATTCACTCTTTTGGCTTGATTCTGTAGGTGAGCTGACTGAACTAAGTGCTGATAAAATCATCATTATTTTTGGAGCTCTTACCAGGTTTTCCCATTTACTTTACTTTATAGAATCAATAATGGATAACCTGGGGCATTTTGCTTCAGTGAACATAAATACAGTGCAGGTATTCTGTACTGAGGCTGATAAAATTGCTCTCCTTGTTCAGGGATAATCAGGTACATTTCTTGACCTGCTCTGCATATCTGAGCTCTGATGGACAGACtcagtgaaaggaaaattagAATTCTGGTAATTAGCCAATGGTAATTTCTACAATTCTTTCCTTTGTTCTAGGGAGATTACGTGCACAAGTCTGTATTTATCATCTTCTTCCAAGGTGACCAGCTGAAGAACAGAGTCAAGAAGATCTGTGAAGGGTATGAAAGTCTGACAGCTGGGCAGATCTCAATTATTTGAAACACACTGACATTACTTCATATTGATATTTCTCAACTCCCTGTTTcacagtggctgcaggagcacatatttagaaagcaaatgaaatgtgCCATAAGTAACTGAAACACATTGTACAGTCACACTTGCCACTCCCCAGCCTGTAATGCTCAAAGTACAcaactgctgtgctggggaatgCAAGGAAACAAGGCAGTGGTGATTTCTGGGGCAGGCCTGTGGGACATCAGTGGGATATTCCCACAGTGGAGACAACAGTGACTGCTTCTATCAGCAGTTGCACTGGTGTGACATCATTCCCCCTCAGCTGGATGGCTGACCAGCCTCGTGGCAGTGCCTGGAGacactggcagcacagggagcagagcattCTCTcccacttctgttttctttagcaCTCAGCTTCTGCTTTGGCCTAAAGCACTTCTGCACCCCTTTGATGTAGGGGCTGGAGCTCTGCTTGGCAGTCTCTGCTGATCAGAAACTTCTCTCAAGGTGCCTCTGCCTCACTCCTGACTGACTGATCTTCTTCCCATCTCTGTCACTGAGGTGCTTCCCTGTCTTCCAGGTTCCGGGCCTCCCTCTACCCATGCCCAGAAACACCTCAGGAGCGGAAGGAAATGGCTTCTGGTGTCAATACCAGAATTGATGATCTTCAGATGGTAAAAGAACTGGAGCCAATGAactttctttgggtttttttttttttttaattttagataatATGATTGAAAACTCTATTTGGAAACTTTAGATTCTGTTCAAATAGGAGGGTTTTTGCCCCTATGAGATTTTCAGCTTCAGGTAGCTTGAGACCAGCAGTGCAAGAGAGGTGTTTGGAGACTGCTCAGTTGTTTCTGtgtcaggatttgggatgggtgGTTTGATCTTTCTGGAGGGCTAAGCAATTCATTATAAACAACTAATTACAGAGAACTCCACACCAGAGCGAAAAGAGGAACTCATGTAGGGAGATCCTGTAGGTTCTGACTGAGAGCATGTTGTGTAACTGCCTGCTTCATCTGcaagtacttttaaaaacatttaaacttttttcaAGCTGAGATACAACAATGCTAACATTAATTTAgctcttcctttttctgcctGTCTATATTTTCACATTGTGCTGTCCTGAAGAGCTTCTGCTTTACAACTAATCTCTTGTGCAGCAGCCTGAATGTTGGTAAAAAGTAATTAGTACCCAGATCTCATGGGTGCCACCTCTGAAATACCTGGTGCTTGCTTCAAGGAAGAAAGGCAGGATGTGATAATGTAGAAAGATTTAAGGGATTTGAGACAAAAATTGAGAAAAGGTTCagaaactaaaaggaaaaagggtTGAATTTGACCTAGTTATTTGATACAGAAACTGTCTCAAGTGGGGAGTTGTGCAGGTATTTTAAAGTAGACAGGAACTCAGAAGCAATGTAACTGCTATAGGCAGCATGTGCCTTGTGTCCTCACTTTCCCTGCAATCTAAGACTTTCCACTCTGGAAATCTgacttggcctgagtttgaTATGTTCCAGTTGGAAAACACCCTCAGTAGGAaacactttctccttttcccttcagtaaACAAGTCTTCCAGGGtaatttgtgtgttttttcaAGGCAGCACACCCTTTACTTGCAGAACTCTTCTCTGCTCTTTTAACCTGGGTGGAGGTAAAACTGTTCCCTGTGGTCTTGGCACAGTTGTTTGAAACAACCACTGACcttggagctggaggaggaaaataatcagaaagTGTCCCTGGAAAAAGCCCTTAAGCTTTTCAGCAGAGCTAATTGCCCCGGGGTACATCACAGACCGCAGGCAtggggcagcctgtgcctgggctgggggagcaaGCTGGTCGTTCATCCTCTGTGGGAAAGGCTTCTCTTGTTGGTGCACCTTGAGCTTTGGTCCATGATTTGGCCTcatgtttctgctgctcctctgaaaGGTGCTGAACCAAACTGAGGATCACCGCCAGAGGGTTTTGCAGGCAGCTGCTAAAAACATCCGCGTGTGGTTCATCAAAGTGCGGAAGATGAAGGCGATTTACCACACCCTGAACCTGTGCAACATCGACGTGACACAGAAGTGCTTGATTGCTGAAGTCTGGTGTCCTGTTGCTGACCTCGATTCCATCCAGTTTGCTCTCAGGAGAGGCACTGTGAGTAGATGCTGTGCCAGTCAGCTGAGGCAGCACCACGTGGGTTCATTGCCTTTTCTGCATTGTGAGCCTCTGAGCACCATCCCCTTGGGCTGTTGGAATCACAGAGGACAGCTTATTTAGCATGCAGGAATGATGACTTAGAGATAAAAGAAGTAACAAATGCACTGTGTGAAGGTTAAAGTTCAGGTGAATGCTGGAATGGTGAGGACTTTACTGTGTGTGAGTCCTTTGGTTTGCTTAGTtaccctggctgggctctgtaGTCCTGGTGTCTGGATAGAGGAGCTCTCCAGGATGTTGGCAAACTCACCCTCTGCTCAGATAGTCAAGAGAGTTGGGTTTCTTGAAGTCCTTCCacttgctgtttgttttcttgtctgtCCTACACAATGTTCACCTTTACTCCTGCTACACGAAGTGGAGAGCAGTGGAATCCTGGCAgccttcctcagctgctccagtgtcTCATTGTGCAAGCACTGAAGCTTGCAGTTTTCCAAATGCCAGTGGCACAGCTGTGTTGGACTTAGTCCTCCAATGCTCTGAGGGTGGCTTTGCTGatcttccctttgtttttctcaaaCAGGAGCACAGCGGATCCACTGTCCCATCTATTTTAAACAGGATGCAAACCAATCAGACCCCACCCACATACAACAAAACGAACAAGTTTACTTCTGGCTTTCAAAACATTGTTGATGCTTATGGCATTGGGACATATCGGGAAATAAATCCAGGTAAATTCAGATGCAGAAAAGTCCAAGACTTCTGTCTCAAATTTTTTAGTTGTGATGTTTATCTGTATTACCTGTCCTGTGTGGAAATCTCTAATAGAGAATTCTAGTAGAGACTCATCAGCTTCCAGTAACAGAGGGGAAGCTGGGGAGTTATATTTGCTAAATTGCCTGAACTGTACCATGATGAATCTGGGCTGAGTAGCACACAGTGCCCTGGGATTGTTGTCTTTTCCCTTACAGCACCCTATACCATCATCACCTTCCCATTCCTGTTTGCTGTgatgtttggggattttggcCATGGAATCCTGATGACTCTTATTGCTGTCTGGATGGTGGTGAGGGAAAGCCGGATTCTGTCCCAGAAGAGTGACAATGAGGTAAAGTGGCAGATCATGCTGAGCTGTGCATTTCAAACAAAGAGTTGCAGCTTGGTTTAGTCCCATCCTTTTCCCATTGAATTGACAATGCCCATTActcctttggattttttgaaGCACGTGGACAGGCTGGGAAGCCTgaagagcacacacacacacacacactgagtAGTGTAATTTCATAATAGTATAGAGTtcccttgatttttccttttgtatatttataggaaattattaatttcactTGTCTGAAGGAAATTATCAAGTGTAGTAGGTAAGTTGGCGTAAACAAATCACCTTAAATTTAGCTGGATCATAGTGGGGTTTAGCCACTGCAAAACTCCCAATTCCTGTACATATATATCCCATCCCTGACATTTTTCCTATTTGCTGCTCAAGGTTGGTTTTGCTGGCTCAGGGCTATCAGGAGCTGAACCAGGGTTAATTAAGATccactggcagggctggaggagacTGACAGGGTCTGTGCTCCTGGTTCCAAACTcgtgctgccagctgggagtTGCATCAGGCTGTGCCGTGCAGTTTGTCCTCTCCAGCTACTCCTGGGTCCCCTGTGGAGATCCACGGTGCCCCTTTATCCTCGttacctgtgctgctctgctccctcttgCACCCTTAATCCCTGCCAAGGTGAAATGGAGATTTTGGGCTCTTGGTTCATGTGGCCAATGTTTGTCCTACAACAGACTGATTTCCCTGGTTTGGCTTTAGGACCTTCCCTGTTCTCACGGATTGCTTTGTTCCTTTTGGGTTTTTACCCCAGATGTTCAACATGGTGTTCAGTGGTCGATACATCATCCTGCTGATGGGGCTGTTCTCCACGTACACGGGCCTCATCTACAATGACTGCTTCTCCAAATCCCTCAACATGTTCGGCTCCTCCTGGAGCGTCCGGCCAATGTTCAATAAAGCCAACTGGTCGTGAGTAAACCCTTGGTGACTTTGTAGGCACAGTGAGAAGCAGGTGACTTGTCCTTCCCCATTGTCCTTCcagctgaggaaaacaaaaatttctgACCTCTGTCTCAGGTAGATTTGGAAGAGGGGTGTAAATGGGATGATACCTGCCAAGAttcaaaatggctttttttttttttcccagaaaacttAGAGAGATGCAGTTTCTCATCTATTTCCCCTTAGACATTTCAAGATTCCTGTCCCCTGAACCTGTCTTCCTTGTGACACTGAGTAAAAGGCCAAGAAACAGGGTTTTATTCATTTGGGAAAATCCCTAGAACCATCCAGGTTCTACAACCTTGAAGTTCTCTCAATTTAAGCTATTTCTTGCTCTCAAAAGGGAAGAGTGTTGTTAGTTTTTCCAGAAGGAGGGTGGCATTGCTATGGTTAATGTTTATAATCTTGTTCCCAAACAGAGATGCTTTGCTGGAGACCAcccccctgctgcagctggatccTGCTATCCCAGGGGTGTTTGGTGGGCCCTACCCATTTGGCATTGACCCAGTAAGAGCTCATCCTTCCTCTGCAGTCTTTTGGGCAAAATCCTCTGtgtcagcagaaagaaaagttcCTGTCTGTTCACTGTTCTGTGAAAGattccccagcccagcccttaGCAAGTCCCTCAATGGCAGGAATCCTCTTGAATGATAGAATTCCTACTGAGATGCCAGATTTGGGATAGAGACCCTTGTTCTGAGGTCCATTAAAGGCTGCTTTCTCACCCTTTCTAACCTGCAGTGCTTTAATCAGATCTGATTAGCCTTGAAAATCACTTTTTGAAGTTACTTTTTTACCTTGGGGAAAGTCGTTAATGTCTTTTTTCAGTCACCCTTGGAAATGTACGTTTCCCAGTAATCCTGCCACTTTGTACCTGCCTGCATCAACACCTCCTAACTCTGCTTGTAATATATGCCAAACCTTGTGTGGGTTCCACACCAAGAGGAAGTGCAGGAAATCAGACCTGTGTgtaattcttcttttaaatgaatAATCCTATTCTTTCTGTTAAGGATACAGCCTCTTTTCTCCTGCATCTTTGAGGTACCATGAAAACAGGTTTGAttcctgctcagtgctgggctcAGTTACTGTCAGACTGTTCCCAGCTGAAAGCTTGGCTGCTCATTTCCCCAAAAGAAATCCATAGGAcaaacacatctttaaaaaccTGCTTTTTGAGCCTCACACTTCCTGACTGGTTCATACTGTTTAGCTTAAAGGGagtgttttccttctcctgttttcctttccctggtTATCTGACTAGGTGTTGTTTTTCACAGATCTGGAATATTGCCAGCAATAAGCTGGCTTTCCTCAATTCCTTTAAGATGAAGATGTCTGTGATTCTTGGCATTTTCCAGATGCTCTTTGGTGTTGCACTGAGTCTCCTCAACCACATGTAAGTGCTTTGCTCTGGTTTTCTCATGGTGGGGGCAGTGGAATGTCTTTGGGTGCTGTGTG contains:
- the ATP6V0A1 gene encoding V-type proton ATPase 116 kDa subunit a 1 isoform X5, whose translation is MGELFRSEEMTLAQLFLQSEAAYCCVSELGELGKVQFRDLNPDVNVFHRKFVNEVRRCEEMDRKLRFVEKEIKKANIPIMDTGENPEVPFPRDMIDLEANFEKIENELKEINTNQEALKRNFLELTELKFILRKTQQFFDEMADPDLLEESSSLLEPSEMGRGAPLRLGFVAGVINRERIPTFERMLWRVCRGNVFLRQAEIENPLEDPVTGDYVHKSVFIIFFQGDQLKNRVKKICEGFRASLYPCPETPQERKEMASGVNTRIDDLQMVLNQTEDHRQRVLQAAAKNIRVWFIKVRKMKAIYHTLNLCNIDVTQKCLIAEVWCPVADLDSIQFALRRGTEHSGSTVPSILNRMQTNQTPPTYNKTNKFTSGFQNIVDAYGIGTYREINPAPYTIITFPFLFAVMFGDFGHGILMTLIAVWMVVRESRILSQKSDNEMFNMVFSGRYIILLMGLFSTYTGLIYNDCFSKSLNMFGSSWSVRPMFNKANWSDALLETTPLLQLDPAIPGVFGGPYPFGIDPIWNIASNKLAFLNSFKMKMSVILGIFQMLFGVALSLLNHIYFKKPLNIYLGFIPEMIFMSSLFGYLVILIFYKWTAYDAHTSKEAPSLLIHFINMFLFSYEDTSNKMLYSGQKGLQCFLVVVALLCVPWMLVAKPLVLRQQYLRRKHLGTHNFGGIRVGNGPTEEDAEIIQHDQLSTHSEEGEEFDFGDTVVYQAIHTIEYCLGCISNTASYLRLWALSLAHAQLSEVLWTMVIHIGLSVRSLGGGLGLFFIFAAFATLTVAILLVMEGLSAFLHALRLHWIEFQNKFYTGTGFKFLPFSFDIIREGRFDD